A single genomic interval of Xyrauchen texanus isolate HMW12.3.18 chromosome 40, RBS_HiC_50CHRs, whole genome shotgun sequence harbors:
- the LOC127633340 gene encoding nucleolar complex protein 3 homolog, whose protein sequence is MVLSNHNYIIVTIVPLMNDPIRKVSEMCCELVSKLLKQDKVGQALLVTVKVISGLVKSRNYDVKPEYGWADAEDSLSVDKSRHEERYCAQNEVHYIQGEEDLSRVQQKVHVESFFL, encoded by the exons ATGGTATTGTCTAACCACAACTACATTATAGTAACGATAGTGCCTCTGATGAACGACCCCATCAGGAAG GTGTCCGAGATGTGTTGTGAATTGGTCAGTAAACTGCTGAAACAGGATAAAGTGGGCCAGGCTTTATTAGTAACGGTGAAAGTTATCTCAGGCTTGGTCAAGAGCAGGAATTATGACGTGAAACCTGAG TATGGATGGGCTGATGCTGAAGACTCTCTGTCTGTGGATAAAAGTAGACATGAAGAAAGATACTGTGCCCAAAATGAAGTTCATTACATTCAAGGAGAAGAGGATCTGTCCAGGGTGCAGCAGAAGGTCCATGTTGAGAGTTTTTTTCTATAA